GGTAATAACCATCATCATTGTAAACAATGAACAtagttgccaaaattcaaagTTATCCCTCATCTttaagaagagaaagaaatttTATCCGCTACTTCGGCAATAAAAACTTGTTTTTGAGTAAATATTAATGTCAATTTATCAATAATTACCTAAAAGTATAATTTCCCAAGGTTTGAAGGAgagaaataaaagaataattaatgaaaaaatttgtaaataaagaGTGACTTGGCAGCAGCGTTAAAAAGTTCGGTGCACTCTCGATAAAGATGGCGGGATTTTTGAAAAGTCATAAGCTGTGCAAGAGGGTTCCTCCTATGAGTCATGAGGGGGAGTAGCAATTCATATGGAGATTTATCAATTTATCGGCAGATTAACAttaatttcctccaattattTGACTTACTTTTTCGGATGTTTAACAAATTGGATGAAGTTGATGctaggaaaattaaattttactccTAGAGGATTATTTTATGTCTATCATCCTAATAATCTATTTAGGGTGTTATAACTTCCTTGATAACACTTCGAGAAATTCTAAAGTTTTGCTAAAGAATTGAAGCATTTTGATGGCTAAAGTCAAATGATGCGTACCTCAAAATGCGTAATTTTAGGTCTCCACTTGTGTTTTATTTTAGTAAAGGAAAAATAACCAGCAGTTTAGATGGAACTTATCTTCcctcatttaaaaaagaaagaaagcaaaAAATCATATGGAATTTCAAGAAACAATTTCGtttagttttctttgaaaaacagtGAACATAATCAGAGATACTTAGAAATTGCAGTTGAGATGCGCATTTTTCACATTTAGCCATCATTCTTCTGCATTTTAGTGAAGTCTTAAAAATAGGTGATTCCTGATAAGAGTTTGAGGATAGAAAAGGAAACAACTCTCTGATTAAAACAAGTGTAATTTGCAGAGTAGATAGGAATTAGGAAGTATTCACAGCTATACGTCTACACTTCATAGGTTTTTAGTGCACTCACAGGTTTATACTTAGGCTTAACCTATTACTTAAGTTTACTGTTTATACATTAATCCAAAATCTCGAACATtcaagttcgaatattttttcttgacgttCCATTCAAACTCGAACTTGAAaggtaaaaaaatgtttgagattTAAAAAACATGAATGTAAGAATATGAATTAAAAAAGGGAGTTAAAAAAAGGTCTAGGttaaaaaagggagaaaggatCCACTTGGACTCTACTAGTGGTCTAACATCAGAGGTTTTACAGATCAATTCGATTTCAAATTTGTCTGTATAATATCTAAatctaaaattgtaaaatttctaaattctattgatatctaaaattttcaaaaaataacaattgatTAATTTGTGATTGATATTTTGGATGAGCTTTTCAGTCTATAGACTGCAAAAATATGCTTGACAATGTAAATTACTGACAGTGTAAATTATGCTTGATAGTTATGGGCGGATGTTTCTATGACTGAGCAGTGAGCACCCTGAGGTCTTACTAAAAAACATGAATGAAAGAGTATGAATCTAAGTTAAAACAGGGAGAAAGGATCCACTTGGACTCTACTAGTGGTCCAATATCAGAGGTTTTACAGATCTAttcgatttaaaatttttctgtaaTATCTAAatctaaaattgtaaaatttctaaattctattgatatctaaaattttcaaaaataacaattGATTAATTTGTGATTGATATTTTTGATGAGCTTTTCAGTCTGTGGACTGGAAAACTACAGACAATGTAAATTATGCTCGATAGTTATGGGCGGATGTTTCTTCGAATGAGCACCCTGAGGGCTTACTAAAAAACATGAATGAAAGAGTATGAATCTAAGTTAAAACAGGGAGAAAGGATCCACTTGGACTCTACTAGTGGTCCAATATCAGAGATTTTACAGATCTAttcgatttaaaatttttctgtaaTATCTAAatctaaaattgtaaaatttctaaattctattgatatctaaaattttcaaaaataacaattGATTAATTTGTGATTGATATTTTTTATGAGCTTTTCAGTCTGTGGACTGGAAAACTACAGACAGTGTAAATTATGCTTGATAGTTATGGGCGGATGTTTCTTCGAATGAGCACCCTGAGGGCTTACTTGACTTTTTGAGACCATCAGTGCTAGAAAATTCAAGTGGGTAATACTGATGCAGGATAGGAAACTGGCGAGAGTAAAGGGTCTCTGTGGGCCAAAAATTAGATGTCACACTCTGAGTAGAAGAGGGAACGGTCCTTGGATTTGGCGTATTGAAAACAGAGACTTGCTGTCTTTGTACCTGCGGAGTTGCATGGGGAAAAATTGGTCGATAATGTGGCATTTCTTCCTGAGGATAGCAAATCTGATTCCTAGAGAAGGTATGAGGATTTTGAGACTTAGGATAGTGAGATACCGGTCTTTCTTGCAAATATTCCGGTTGCCAATATGGAGTTCCAACAATTCTAGACGAGTGAGAATTTGCCTGGAAGGCATTTGGGAACAGAGACGACTTTGATCCTAACTGACTGAAATTGTTAATTTGGTAAGAGAATTGATTTTGTTCATCGTTTTTCATGAAGAGACTATGTTGTGGCATGTGGTCTTGCGACTGAATATTAGCTGGATGATTACTCAAGTTCAAGGCTCTATTTTGAGCGAGGCTTGATGATGGTGAGATAAATTTCTGACGGCGATCTTCTACGAAGTGAGTCGTTTCATTCGGGGTGGTTTCATGAAACTGATTTATTTGTTGGGGGAGTTGTTTTGATATGATGCGACTTCTTTGCCAAGAATTGTTATTTTCTTGGTGGTTTTGGGTAAAATACAAAGTTTGCTGCGGTGCGAAGTCTATCGCACAGCTTGGAGCGAAGTGGTTTGCTTGGTTTGAAACACTTTCTTGAGTGCTACTTCCAGTCTCAAAATCATGATCTATTGGCTGACTTGGCATTTCTGGGGAATACTGCAAGAAAGAAGCCTCAGAGAAAGACTTTTCTGACTCTTGTCTTGGCGGACTAGAGATTTCGGCCGGATCTGAGATTGGTGGATATTTTGTGCTGTGACACTCTCCAAAATCATGATGATTACCCTTTTCTGACCGGTCTACTTCAAAGGATTCCATTGAAGTTACATTGTGGTCAGCTTCACCGCGAGGGGAAGTTCGGTAAATAGCAGTATCTGAAGCACCCAGTATTTCTGTGCAGACAAGACCTTCTCCCACAGGAATGGGTGTGAAGTTTTCGTCTTGCTGACAGACAGGCTTCACCATTTTCATGAATGCTTTCTTTTGACGTTCCTCATTTTTACGGTCAAATCGCGATGGACTACTCTGTAGTGACTTGGGTAAATTCGATCCAAAGTTGACTTTGCGCGTCTTGTTTTTATTTGTTGTAGAACTGACACTCGATGTTAGAATGCTCCTCAGTGCCTTCGgtttctcctcatttttttgCGGGGTCAAaagtttgttttctttatcggAGCTTGTTCTGGGTGTAACAGTGTTCTTCTTTTGGCAaccaaatttcaaagagaaagccttcaattttggaggtCTGATGATGAATTGCTTCTTTTCATCAGTATCGCcatttgaatggttttctttttcaacccTTGAAGCTTGCCCTAAAGTGACACAGTTATTTTTACCAGAGCAAGATGGAAACTGATCAGTAAGGGTTCCATTCTCATTTTGACCAATATTTGCAAAAGGGGAGCTATGCTTGTATGGTGCAACCAAGGAACTAGGTACTTTTGATTGCGGTGTGATAGCTTTTCGGATTATATCCTCAGATTTGGCATTCACGGTATCAGCATTATTTTTCGTGACTTCACCAATACCTAACATTCTTTTTGACTGAACAGGCCCACTTACAATTTTTGAGCTGGGATGAATTGAGGTTTCCATAGCTGTCCAAGGGGTTCTTAATTTGAACGTAGATTTTCCAGTAATAGTGCTACGTGGAGtgtcaattgaattttttgatgattgttTGCATTCATTTATCTTTGCTTCCATCTGTTTCAATACATTGCCTGATTCAACTGTATGGTTGGATCTTTTGTTTTCTCTTGAAGCGGAGCTCTCTTGTGGCCTGGGATCGATTGATGGCACTGACACTTCAGAACGAAAGGTGGTTTCCACATGGGGCAATAAcctacaaaataaataaataaaaattgatcgtTACAGTGAGTTGAGCAGAAAAATTTGTCTTGGACAAATCTTGCCCAAAAAAGCAATTTATTGGACGTTTCAAAATATAGGATACAATCCTCATCAAAACTGATTTGAGTCTCAGAGTCCACGttaaataagtttacgcattttcagactgcgacagaagatccgccatcttgattgaTCCATTCACTTTAAATGTTAAAGTAACGTCAGACGATGTTCTGTCACAGTCTAGAAAtgcataaacttatttggcatgaACTCTAgctatttctatttttaaatccTCTTCCAAAAGAGGCAGagtttaaaaaatatgtttctttcATGAGAGGGAAGTTTGAATCTATGCATGGAAAAAGGTTGATATCTTAGTTAGAAGCTACTTTCAATAGTTTTTGTTGTACAAATCGTGCTCtgtgtgaaattttaatgagagagCGTACCATACTGCTTAAATtcacaccttgtctagtggtccacttAAGTGTATCTAATAATTTCCGAATATTTTCAACCATTAAAATATGCAACTGATAAAGGGTTTAGTTTTTAGTGAAACCGTTTTGCCTCCACTAcaaattcaagtatttttccCGTGGAATTGAGGCACATAAAAAAGGGACAAACACTGAGTGTTGAAGAACGTCCCtatttcaacttttttacaaaatctacGATTGAAGACAGGCAGAATTTGGATTTTGAATTATTCACTACTTACATATTGCCATTGTTTCTTGATGCTGATTTCTGAGGTTCTGATGATTGCCCATTGACATCTGAAAGaatggagaaaataaaaatcttaaaaacaaGAAACCATCAAGAAATTTGGGTTTATACATTCAGAAGATACCACGGCATGAAGAAATAGAAAGAGAAAAGTGAGTAATTCAAATTCTCataagttggaaaaaaaaagaagaaaatataaaagtaGATAACATTTCCAaatgaaaactcaaaaaataggGACGTTTCTTTTCGACAGCCTTTTTGTAAACTGTCATTCAAGGTCTTGAAAAGATTTGGTAAAAAATTATGAGGATATTCCACATCAgttaaattttgttgtttttctcaTACAATGTCTTTCATTGCCTTTTTGACATAATTtgctttgaaattgaaattttgtaagtgcaaatggaccacaagacaaggtgcAAACTTGAGTATTCTGCTCAGTttagtcttaaaaatttcaagtagaataGGATTCCTGCTACGAAAATAACTGATATTAACTCCAAATCTAGATAATATTGTTTTTATTCAGCATTGATTTCGGAAAATTGGAGTTTCCCACTGACAGAAAAAACAAGAGTCTACTCAAATCAAATCGCAAACTCAATGAGGCTTCTCAATGACCAGTGTTCCTCCTCCATCCTATGTCATTCTAAGTGTAAATAACTTGCAGTAGCTGAACCGAAACATCGATATTGAGATTGTCATACTTTCATACTGCAAAGACTGTCACAGTTACGTTAAACATGCAGTTTAACTCACGGAGATTATTGTTCTTTCTGCAAGCGgtaagtttgaatttatgcatcgaaAAAAGTTATCCTTGTACGGAGATACTATTAATCAGTTTTGTTGCgcaaatcatgttctacgtgaaaatGTGATTAGAAAACTTATATAATAAAGCTTTTAGTTGCATCTtgtgtagtggtccattgcaaggcaaaattttttatataacctGTCGAAATTGATTATGTTTCAGTTAATGGGAATAGCTGGTAGCTAAGTCTTATGTACACTAGTAGGTATTATGAAAGAATTTTCTTCCCATTGTTTTCGACTGCAAATTCAGAATGTATTTTAAATTCAGTGGCACCTgttgattaaaaaatatcgagTCCTGTTCCTCCAAAGCTGATTTTTCATGTggttttatacatatttttatgCTCTTAGTGAAGTCTGTTCATAAacatttcacaagaaaaaaagaaactaattCTAAATTGATGTGTATTGATTACCTTCAGAAGAATTGTGGTCCATGGCGTAATCAGAAGTTCTACAAGTTTCGACAAATGTTTCAGCAGCTTCCTCTAGATCATTTATCACAGATTCTGTGGAAGGATCACGGACTTGCTTCTCAGTGTTAAACGACGAAGAGTGTCCATGTCCAAAATCAGTGCTGTTTTGCATCTCTAGATGATTTATTTGGTTATTATTCTCAGTAGGTAGAGCAGCTTGCTGTTTTTCCACAAACGGATATTCACATTGCTTTTTCCGGGACAAACTCAAGGATTCTCTTTCCATTGGGTTAGCAATCACCTCACAAGATTGACTATGCGGATTATGCTCTATGGAGGGCAAAATTTGCTGAATTTGTGAACGCTGAGTGGGTTGTGACTCAATCTTGTTCTCTGGAGGACATGAACGAATGGTCGTTGTGGAAGATGTTGGTCGGTTTTGGCACGAAGTAGGAAATACTGGTTTTGACTTCCAAGTTTGATTGGATTGATTATGCCCAACATTAGAAGGAGACGATAGTTCCTGCAATCTATCATTTGAATTTAACCGATGTGGAGTAAATAGGGCTTTATCCTGAAAGCTTTTGGACAGCGCTTGATGGTTAGATAGCTCACATTTTGAGTTATCTGGAGCATTTGCATTTCTCCTCATCATATGATTGTCGTTAGGAATTGAAGACTGAATAAAATTAGATCTTTGATCTTGAGTAAAACTGCTTGAGTGCATTCTCAAAAAAGAGGGATTGCAGTTTCGAGAAACTAGACCATCTTCTAGGTCGAAGTACTGATTTTGATTGCTGATATTGTCAAGATAGTTCAAATGGGTGGACATGCTACGTTGGCAAGTGTCCTGCCAGCTATTTGAAGCATTAATTCTAGGTGGCAACATGTTTCGACCACTTTCTATACCGAGAGGAGACAAGTTCTGATTGTTCGAGTCTACGAGAACAAGATGACTCAAACTTGGATTATTAAAATGATTGGGAGGAAACATTTCAGCGGTTGAATAGTTCTGAGTTATGCTGAATGGATTATTTCCTTCACTGAAATTATGGCCATCAATCGTGAAATTTCCATTTGTGGACATGGGCTGGGATCGTCTTAAATCGTCTAAACCAGTGTTAGCACCATTCCAATTCCAGCTGGCTTGACAATTAGTACCAACGACATTATCATGTTCATAAAATGTAGCACTCAAATCTGGAGCAGGATGAGAATGGAATTTTTGACCTTCAAAAAAACTAGCCGGGTAAGGTTCAGTGCCAGGAATCAAATTTGAACAGTTTTCTGCAGCTGGATGAGAAAAGTATTCGCTAACTTCATTATTCAAGCTCACAATAGCAGGAGGGTTCAACTGTCGCTCTGTACAAAAGCTGTTACGATTCGGCTCACCAAGTGAAGAGGTTTGTCTCGAAGAGATCGTCTTGTTTTCTGCACCAAAATTAGGCACTAGTCTGCCACTTGGGTTACTGAAAATCTCTTGGTTAGATACTTGTTTATCACAAAAACTATCGGAATACATTGTGACAGCTGGATAATTAGAATCCTGCTTGGTTTGATTATTGTCGACTTCTGCAACAAAACTGGGCTTCTTTTGATTTGTATTGAGATTGACCGGAGTACTCAATTTTCCCTCCTTCACCACAGgataatattttttaatacCGTAGCTTTGACCTGCTTTAGACTTGCTATCAGACACAGGATTTGAATGCTGTTTGGCACTGGAGTATGGCAcacatttttcttcctttaaatAGTTAGCTGTAGATCTAGAAACTAGTCCTGTTGAAAAGTCAGATTTCCTGACATGGCGATCTGTATATTTGCTGATTTTGGATTGGCTGATCGATCTTCGTTCTACACAAGGCGACACTTGAGGAGACTGCGTTGATTTTGAAGCATCTTCATGTAACGCCTGCATGAATTCTTCCATTTCTTCATCATCTACAGCATATTTACTTAAGTCTGCTGTTGACTTTGAAGGAAATAGATTGCTTTCTTTGTGGAAAACTTTTTTCACTGACGACGTTACCTGACGTTTGGTTTGATCTGTGTTGACTGATGAGGTGTGAGGAAAAACAGAGCCTTGACATTGTTTTGCAGGACTGGTGTAGCcaggatttttattttctgggtTGTCTACGGTTATACCATCACAGACTCCTTCATTAGTTAGAGGGGTTGCTTTCACAGCAGGGGCAATTCTGTGGTTCTCAGAATTTTCAACGCTTGGTTTTGCACTTTTACATTCTTCAGGACTTCTTAGGTTCAGTAGTGGGTGGTTTCGCCATGAAGCAGCAGCCTTTGCAATCGCTGCGTCCACCATATCTTTAACTTCTGAACTCCCACTATCACCAAAGTTCTGCCACAGTTCACTGGACTGCTTTCCTCTGAGGGGCTCGAAGATGTTGAATGAAAATCTCTCTGTATCGTTAGCGATATCTGACTTAGAACAAGTGCTGGAGTTGGATTCTAACCGCCGGTTGAAAATTGATAAAAGGTTGTCATTGTGTGTACTATTGGATGGGAATCTGATGGCAGTGGAGCTTTGAGAAAGAGGAAAGGCATCAcgtgaagaattttttttttgattttgactggGTTCTACTGTGCTTTGGGAAAGGGAGCAACTTTCGGTGCGGTTGATGTCTTGAAAGGCTTGACTTTCACGAGGGTGTAAATTATTATCCTCTGTAGAGTCACTGATAGACATTGCGCTCAAATTCTGAGATAGTTCTTTTTCTTGACTGTTGGCGGCAAAATTTTCTTGACTGTTGAtggcaaaattttcttgattgtTGGCGGCAAAATTTCCTTGACTGTTGgcggtaaaattttcttgactGTTGGCGGTAACATTTTCTCGATGAGatttatcgatactttcgatcTTCTCCTGGAATGTTGCTTTGCTCAACTTTGACACAGGAgtaaaagaaaagtcacttaaaGTTTTTTGGCCTGGcgtagaaggaaatttttccttgattttcttcacctgaaaaatagagaaattaAATGGTTTGAAATTATAATGTTTTAGAAGATGGTCGAGggaattttttaatacattcaagtaatttttttgtttgacttttcttttcttttttctagggCTGTGCAAGCCTGGATTTTTGGGTTTGAGCAAAGTTCGAgtattttttcactattttgagCGGAGTTCGAGCTTTGAAAATGACCCTCAAGCTGAGTCGAGCTCGAGTcgagttaaaataattttgagtttcaacatgtgattttacaataaaaactgatggcaaaactaaaaataatgatAGAATGATTAAAATATTTAGGAGTTGGACTCTTCTGGTGTTTCCGGCTCAGAAAAGCTCGAAATACTCGAAAAACACGTGTTATATCGGCACTCGAGCTGAGTTTGTGTACTCGCTCGAATCTAACCTAACTTTCGAGCCAACTCGAGTGCTTGATACTCGGCTTGACTAGAAATTCGAGCCAGCCCTACTTTTtctattaaaattttccatcagAAAATTTGTTAAGTTTGTTTGAAGGAGTATtaggtgaaaaaataaaacaatttagaGAAATTTCGTGAACTTTTAAGCACCTTTTAAAGTGTTAATGTAAATTTAAGGGCAGTTTTTCTTCAGATGAGCGcgtttgtttctgttttttctcttttcccccTCTCACCTACTATTACTGAAACAAGCAGATTAAGTGGATCGCATGCTTCAAAAAGTAACCAAGTGCATGCAAATGTTGCTAGGACTGTGCAATTTACATTATATGCGATGAAATTACTGGCATCACGCAAAAGATTAAATTTATAAAGgtgatttttgtatgaaatttatagtttattgcgagtaaagataaaacttgtttcgaTGATCTgtctatatttgcaaggtaaaaaaagttgcacaatcttagcgacattggaatgcttttgattcttttttgcaaaatacaatccaagtATTCCATTATTTGTGTTGCTCTAAACATATAAAATTATTCacttttctcgggaaaattcctttaaaaaaacatctACCGTTGTGTGTCCCACAGAGGTCAACATATTTTGATACAATCAATACTTTTTCATTTGTAAGCTAAATCCACAGACTTTTGTGATTTGGAACATCGAATTTTCTGCTtcttgctttaattttttaatttggttGAAATATTTTCCATTGCTCCTGTGAAACATGTTAGTTGGCATGCCCAAAAGACATGACAATGGATGAATATTAAATCTCATCAATCATTAGAGAGACATGAGACATGGGCTATAAAGAGGAAAGTCCACTTTTTTTGGGAAACATTACACTTTTTTCTATTCTCAGCAGTTTCATGCTAATAACTTGcacgaaaaattgaaactgcaattttttgcaattttgcaatttcctaTTGCAAAATTCTACTGCATCAATGATGATGAGAAGATAAAGTAATCCAAGAAAATTAAACATACCGCTGGTGTTGGACAGTTAGATTTGGCCGCCTGAGCAACTTTTTTATTGCAAGAGCTGCTTTGGGACTGGTTTTTCCTTTTCGAACCACTCGGTTTTGCTGAACTCTTTGGTTTTGTCTTGGGTTCAAAAATAGCAGCATACTCCGATTCAGGTGAGATTGATCTATCATCACTCAAAGTTTTATTGACATCAAGACCAactggagaggaaaaaaaataaaaaaaatactgtaaaaattgagATTAACACCAGAGGATTCTCTGCAAAGGGAGAGTATGAGAGATGTGCACGTTAAATTTGTGAGAAACTGACATGGCTATGCTGCTTACGAAACACAAGTGAATATAAATCAGCAATATATGTGTTTTTCTAGCTCCATTGTCCAATTCCGTTTAAGATTGAGGAGTTCCATTGAgagataaaaaggaaaaatagaaatacTAGGACACCGATCAAATCAATATCTCTAGCTACTTATATAAAAtggcaacattatttttcacCATTTAAATCAACATCATAAACGTAAATGATTGATTCAAAGTGAGGTAGCCAGCCTCGACAAATCTTAATTGCTTTTCATGCAGTTAAACAGACAAAATACAGTATTGTCTTGAGAAAATCAGCACTAtcaatttgactacattttggaatATGGACCTacagattctagcccggtttaaaaacaatgtatgtgccataagtttccctatgcacatacgtgtttttccagaaaagccagactttgtagttccaaactgcaaaatgcagtccaattgtggctagcagcgcaaagaaaacaaaaatcgaAGTAATTAAGTTTTAAACAACTAACTAATTTTTAATAGTGGAGGAAATAAAGACAAGTAATGGACTTAGATCCTATTTAGAATATTAAATTTGTTTAGTTGTTTCCCACTCAGAGTTGGTCTTCCCAACATGGGTTAAAGAGATCTCGAGCGCAAAGTCAAGCGTCCGTTGCAACTTGCGAGTCGTACCAGGACACCCTCCACAAAACGAGCCGAATTTTTGGAGTTTGGATCTCCTATCCAGGTGCTGTTTTGTGGGAAGGGGGAGAAGAGGAGCAGcgttttccagtgttttttctTCACTAAGCGAACATTCGCTGTTTCCCGACAGAAATTCGATACTTGCCAAGTGACAAGCAAAATACAACTTTTATGAGTAGTGTGGAGGTGTACACTCGTCACTTGCAGAACCCTGAATATTCGTCACTCGGCGAATGCCACACAGTCTAGAGCCGGCTTAAGAGAGAGCAATTCGATGGTGagactgcagaaatgcgtatatcggtttgcggcgttgcagacttcctgtcatactttatttttcatatggAAAACCACTTAACATTATTTATTGAGAActtcggatatttttcttctctatgtgaagaatattctgcgaaaatttcaagccacgaTGTTGGtttggtttccttttaaaaaataaaataggagcggagattttcaaacaccgcaaccgatatacgcatttttgcagtttcaccatcgaattgGACCATGTTAAAcagaaagtaaccaagccacatcagctattgccaaatttaattgggtaatttaattttttacatgaaaacggtgtgcggattttcgtgcaaatttcagtaaatctTTTGCATAGTAGGAGGCAAAttcccccaaattttcaaaggaatccgcacaaacattctctcgtaaaaaatcaaattgcccatttaaatttgggtaatagctgatgtggcttggttcctttctgttaaactcggtccaattaaacTTTCATATCCTTACAAATTTGACTTATTACTCAGTATTAATGCTGCTACATGTTATGGATCATAATTGATGTTTAAGAGTTCATTAGCCATCCCGTTAATAAATTGGTTTTCCTTGTGTATTTTCGAGGGAAAGATATGTTGCTTGTTGCTTTAATTTATAACTTATTGAGTGGTCTATTGATTAGAGATtgatgcaacaaaaaaaaaggcaGCAATAGTCCATAAGCCGTAAAAACAAGCCACCGATGAGAACATGAATTAAGGCTACTAACCCCAATTTTTACTCAGCAGATTGACGTGAATGGTTTGAGATGGACCGTCCGGGACACACAAATTGATCTTGTAAAGGCCACCTCTTTTCATTAGGCTGTCCAAACTGTAATTAGAGAGTAAAAATTAGAAcagcttacctgaaaaaagaTTACAGAAACATTTCCTATCCCATGGAGCTTTATTCTCTAcgtaatttcaaaatatatctCAAAATACAATAAATATTCAAATGTGTGGTTGGCATTTTATCAACATGAGAACTCTGTCCACCCAACTCATTACCACATCAAAAATAGTCTCTCCTTactatcaaaatattttgggACATTTTCTCATTCGGGCTTTTGGCTTCATacaattattaataatttttaaaaacacacaACACATACAGAGCTAACAAtaatcaattttgtttttacaaacagtttttttattattattctacaaATTTGGCATTGAAACATACGCCGTAAATATTAATTAATTGCTTTGTCTGGCCATTtgattaattgattaatttcgTTATGTTGAGGGCatatttatcaaaatatttttttcggtcTGCACTTTCTTTTGGATATTCTGCTGAGATAATGGCATGGATTTGAGTTATACAACAGGACCACGGTTTACAATAGCTGGGTGATTTTTGAATgactataataaaaaaaactcgagggaggggggagggatggGGTCAAGAGGATGTTCGGATGTTAACGAAATAccgcatttttgtaaaatgtgataatttttttattacttttgtgCATATCTCTTGTCTTGATATGTTTGAGTTCATTTTGTGATTGTATGCAAcacatttaaattttgcaacaattgTACACTTACATTTGGGTGAGCCTATGCACTGGGAAATAGATTCTattttaagatgaaaatttcaatggtaaGAGCTTACGAGAATCTTGATTTGTGAATGATGTTATTATTTGAATTCCCGACAAGGAGATAGAACATTTCTTGGAGATTTTTAGACTTCAAAACATCGGGGTAGTTACTAATTCTGACTTCCACTAAAATCTCTCCTGTGGTGTCAGACATTTGGATCTCAAGCTCAAACTGGGGC
The genomic region above belongs to Bemisia tabaci chromosome 8, PGI_BMITA_v3 and contains:
- the LOC109033810 gene encoding uncharacterized protein isoform X1, which produces MPAAHKNLVTESVKKIGEGSLKGLLSKGIGCHHAGLSIQDRRIIEDLFCRGCLPVLVTTSTLAMGINIPAHLVIIKSTEYYVNSEYQEYSESQVLQMIGRAGRPQFDSEAVAVIMTKVSQKERYENLIKGVQPVESNLHRHLTEHLNSEVVLRTIPDIALAMSWIRSTFLYVRTQKNPVHYKLPRDLSQAQTEKRLQDWCLRELNGLVRYKLALMTDGYDVLPTAEGTIMAQFCISFETMKLFMDIKSCESLNSLLDVLIDAQEYKDIKLRMSDRKTLNSLNQKTGVNQLRFPIKGKVNSQPLKINCLIQATLGCLQLFDAALIQERAKIFRIGKRLTQGLVQLIWLRDNCYKTLLSAILLAKCFISQLWENSEHVSRQLPGIGPVLSSHLVAARKVTLQDILDSNPRDLEVVLNRLPPFGNNLIDSVKVLPQFELEIQMSDTTGEILVEVRISNYPDVLKSKNLQEMFYLLVGNSNNNIIHKSRFSLDSLMKRGGLYKINLCVPDGPSQTIHVNLLSKNWVGLDVNKTLSDDRSISPESEYAAIFEPKTKPKSSAKPSGSKRKNQSQSSSCNKKVAQAAKSNCPTPAVKKIKEKFPSTPGQKTLSDFSFTPVSKLSKATFQEKIESIDKSHRENVTANSQENFTANSQGNFAANNQENFAINSQENFAANSQEKELSQNLSAMSISDSTEDNNLHPRESQAFQDINRTESCSLSQSTVEPSQNQKKNSSRDAFPLSQSSTAIRFPSNSTHNDNLLSIFNRRLESNSSTCSKSDIANDTERFSFNIFEPLRGKQSSELWQNFGDSGSSEVKDMVDAAIAKAAASWRNHPLLNLRSPEECKSAKPSVENSENHRIAPAVKATPLTNEGVCDGITVDNPENKNPGYTSPAKQCQGSVFPHTSSVNTDQTKRQVTSSVKKVFHKESNLFPSKSTADLSKYAVDDEEMEEFMQALHEDASKSTQSPQVSPCVERRSISQSKISKYTDRHVRKSDFSTGLVSRSTANYLKEEKCVPYSSAKQHSNPVSDSKSKAGQSYGIKKYYPVVKEGKLSTPVNLNTNQKKPSFVAEVDNNQTKQDSNYPAVTMYSDSFCDKQVSNQEIFSNPSGRLVPNFGAENKTISSRQTSSLGEPNRNSFCTERQLNPPAIVSLNNEVSEYFSHPAAENCSNLIPGTEPYPASFFEGQKFHSHPAPDLSATFYEHDNVVGTNCQASWNWNGANTGLDDLRRSQPMSTNGNFTIDGHNFSEGNNPFSITQNYSTAEMFPPNHFNNPSLSHLVLVDSNNQNLSPLGIESGRNMLPPRINASNSWQDTCQRSMSTHLNYLDNISNQNQYFDLEDGLVSRNCNPSFLRMHSSSFTQDQRSNFIQSSIPNDNHMMRRNANAPDNSKCELSNHQALSKSFQDKALFTPHRLNSNDRLQELSSPSNVGHNQSNQTWKSKPVFPTSCQNRPTSSTTTIRSCPPENKIESQPTQRSQIQQILPSIEHNPHSQSCEVIANPMERESLSLSRKKQCEYPFVEKQQAALPTENNNQINHLEMQNSTDFGHGHSSSFNTEKQVRDPSTESVINDLEEAAETFVETCRTSDYAMDHNSSEDVNGQSSEPQKSASRNNGNMLLPHVETTFRSEVSVPSIDPRPQESSASRENKRSNHTVESGNVLKQMEAKINECKQSSKNSIDTPRSTITGKSTFKLRTPWTAMETSIHPSSKIVSGPVQSKRMLGIGEVTKNNADTVNAKSEDIIRKAITPQSKVPSSLVAPYKHSSPFANIGQNENGTLTDQFPSCSGKNNCVTLGQASRVEKENHSNGDTDEKKQFIIRPPKLKAFSLKFGCQKKNTVTPRTSSDKENKLLTPQKNEEKPKALRSILTSSVSSTTNKNKTRKVNFGSNLPKSLQSSPSRFDRKNEERQKKAFMKMVKPVCQQDENFTPIPVGEGLVCTEILGASDTAIYRTSPRGEADHNVTSMESFEVDRSEKGNHHDFGECHSTKYPPISDPAEISSPPRQESEKSFSEASFLQYSPEMPSQPIDHDFETGSSTQESVSNQANHFAPSCAIDFAPQQTLYFTQNHQENNNSWQRSRIISKQLPQQINQFHETTPNETTHFVEDRRQKFISPSSSLAQNRALNLSNHPANIQSQDHMPQHSLFMKNDEQNQFSYQINNFSQLGSKSSLFPNAFQANSHSSRIVGTPYWQPEYLQERPVSHYPKSQNPHTFSRNQICYPQEEMPHYRPIFPHATPQVQRQQVSVFNTPNPRTVPSSTQSVTSNFWPTETLYSRQFPILHQYYPLEFSSTDGLKKSSKPSGCSFEETSAHNYQA